Within the Poecilia reticulata strain Guanapo linkage group LG13, Guppy_female_1.0+MT, whole genome shotgun sequence genome, the region ATccagttttgttcagttttgataAACTCAACTAAATACCAACACGtcatcaattatttatttttgtttattcaaagtGTGAATAACTTTACGCTCACCAGCAGAGTCGATGTagttcccacaagtctgaaccgGAAGTGAGCCGCGCCACTGAACcaccatcttggtaggcaagtCCAGCACAAAGCATAGATGAACCAATGGCTTcgagaccaacaaaaagaaagcagagTACTCGAGAAATTgttcttatatttttataagttAGAAAGGAAATAGGTGAGAGCTAGTTCTAAGCTTGTgccttgtttattgttgtcatagcaactgtcaTGACAGATATGttacctaccaagatggctgtcagctaCAAAGTTCCCGGAAGTGCGACGTCACATGAGAACTATACATTgtaccagattttttttttcatttatgctGATCGATCAGAAAACATACTGGataaatttatgtaaatatctctATATTATagcgttttttgttgttgtttttttagcgtTGTCCCTtcaaagcaaaatgtaattattttcatattcaccagagttgggtttgttttttcttttgttttctttttaatctgaaGATTTCTTTTGTTGGTGTTGCAGGAAAAGTGTGAGGTTATAAAGATGATCGGCTGTTATTTTCTACGTAAGATTTATACTGAAGGCATTTAGTTGGTGCTACGTCCCAGAGTTTACCGCTGTGTGTACGCAGGATGCTCTGGATGGACTCTTCTgctctgtgacctctgaccttataGTGGCAGATTTCTCTCAAACATTTAGGTCAACATGCTGCTAGCctctttatatttatattttcactttGCATCGCCTGGAAATTATTCAACAGTCTCATGATGgagattttattgttgttgcgAAAACGTAAAAATGAGACGATGGGAATTTAAGGGATTTAATTCAAAGAGttcaacacaaaaatgaacTGTAGATCTTATTTTTGGCTGCTACAATGAAACTAATTAAGGAGTGGCAAGCTTTAATTTGCTCAGAAGCCAAAGTGTAGCTTAATATGTTTTGTGTGGTTAGTGCTACATAATAATATAAGAAGTGCCTTTAACTGTTACCTTTATAAAACTGTCTGCCAGTAAGTCAATATATTCAccattttcatttctaaaatgaGGAAATACTGCTTAAGATCAAAGAAAGGGATATTCAAAATATCagctgcaaaatatttaaagcatcaGAGCAaatttgtgcttttcatttgattgttgtttagttttcctTTGGTAACTGAAAGGAAGCAGCGTTTAGcaggtgaaaaaatgttttttaaaaagcaaagtaaaGTCAAGATAACATTGCGTGGGCTCTACTGTATGTGAACAGATGTTTTTACCTTTCTGGATGAATGAGGTGATCACATTTTCTCTTGGATTTTAAGATTTTCAGAACTAAGTGTTGTGCCAGAGCTGCATTggaaagacaataaaatattattcactcttttgttgttgtttttttattgccatcTTCTTGGTGAACAATGAATGTCAGGGTAGCAAAGCCAACGTTTAGGGGACGAAACATTTAAGTTTccattaaaacagattttattccaTCTGAAAATTCAGAAATGCCACGATTTTTACGTTTAGTCAAAAACCGATTTAGACATCTGAATGCAATTAGTGAAGCTAATTTTATGTTAGAACGGCTTGCCGTAAAGGCGGCACGTACTGGCGTCCCGACTACGTCACAtcgatgcagtaattcatgcaaaagcaGCCACAACCAAGTACtgaaaaaacatagaaatgacAGTCTCAGTTTcatatatttgtatattattgatattatgctatattctaattttctgagacaatttcttttttggggggataaTTACTATCCATTAGTAATCCCCCTATCTATAAACcatattaatcaaaattaaacgtgatatttgtgatattttatgcgttttattttctgaaatgactGACTTACGCCTGACCTTTTTAGCTGTACCTGAATGAATGAAGAGTCAGATAAAAATCTGTGCAGCCCATCATGGAAAACTACACATGGATGCATGACGTCTTCcggcggtgtgtgtgtgtgttttgcagctCGTCTTCAGCGATGACGCAGTGAAAACGTATCTCTGCAATGTGTGTGTCTGAGGAGGATAAAAACTGATCTATGAGGAGCAAACAGTGCCACAGTCAGGAGGAAATGAAAAGGTTCGTCTCTGCAGTGTCCCCAGCTGCACTTCCACATGGAAAACTCAAgattgttctttgttttaactctttgtgataaaatattttgggAAAGTTAGAATATAACCtattttaattatgatttttaagGTCATTTTATATACACGTGTATTGTACTTTCTGACATGTTTAGTTCAAAATTATTCGTAATGTCAAATTTatagtaaaattattttctttcagcaatgaagtttgttttttcttgaacaatctgagattaatctcaagatttgagggttttttcaagaaaatgtctAAGATTAATCAAAattccagttatttttttccaattataaCTTCAAATTCTTACAtttacaagtgtttttttttttattttccgagattaatttcaaaagttcagagtttttctttatctaattttttatatttaaaattcagacatttctgagttattttttaaacttaagtTTGGAAAGTTTGAAGATTTTTGACTTatgaaactcagaaataaaaaaaaattaaaaatttacattgcgacttttgaaaagttttcaagTTCTtaagctttttatgttttttctagttttttttttttttttagatgaatatCAACTTCTaatgaattttaattattattttccacaaaaattctgagattaatctctaGATTTTGGCGGACTGACTTCCTCCGTTTTAATGTCCATATAACCCGCCGTTGTATATTCCAGCTCCCATCGCCCATTTgaggtcaaaaataaaaagcctccAGTTCCGCGTGGCATTAACAACCCGCCATACACTTCCGCTGGCCTCACCTCTCCCTGCCTCTGCGTGGCTCGCATCTCTCCTCCCATCGGTGAGTGGGCTGCAGGTCCAACTCGCTCTCCGTCATCCGGCTGGCTGAGCGCACCGGAGGCGACTGGCGTACTGACTGCGGAAAGATGCGTCGATGCGCCCCGCAGAGCCGCGGCGGATGAGGCGCTGCGCAGCGGCCGCAGGAGCCGGAGGAACGGGTCGTTGGTGTGTGGTTTCCCCGCTCTCCgacggaccggaccggaccggacgcTGATTTTACTGATTCTGTGGCGTCAGTGGCGCAGGCCGACTGGAAATGATGCGATCCCAGTTCAGGATgctcctccagcttcctctgTAAACAATGAAGATGTGGAAGGACGttgaataaattatattaacTAAAATCTCGAATATCTGATGAGGTAAGAAACTAGAATCCGCTTTGAGGGAACCTTCTGTTCTGGATGTTCTGGTGGGGAAgctactggttttactggtggCTCATCTTAACACACTTGCTGCGGGTACGATACGTGGCCAACACCTGCCTTTGTCCCCGATGGTGCATGTtataaaatctggattttacACGTCTGCTGATGTCACATCTGATCTAAGAGGCACCAGGATGCGCAAAGTGTcaattaaaaccaaattaatgcTTTTTTACGACCAGAACCATCGtgaagttttccacattttgtctcaatACAACTGTAAAATTCAGGGTATTTTAATTCGGATTTTAAATGATGAAGTATTGTTAAGCAGCTAAAGAGTTCATTATGTtcatagaaatataaaaataaaattctggcTGGAATTTTTAATTAGGAAAGTTGTGGTtctaaaacaatattccaagaTTTGATATGGCTGAACTTTGgccaaaatgttactttttctcCTTCATGCAAAACGCTGAGTGGAGAGGAAATGAGTCCATGACCTGAACAGACGTAGtgagacatggtggtggcagcatcatgctatgggaaTGTGTTTAACAGGGATAGGGAAGCTAGTCAGAGATGGACGGCGTTAAATTAGTCATAGTAGTCGTCTTGCAATCGGAAGGTTGTGAGTTCCAGTGACTCGCTAATAGAAAAGCTAATTTTTGGTTTAATgctttttgctaactttgaaaacatgtaGCACACTTAGCGTCCTTAAAATAAGTGAGCTGCCTCAAATCCCCGTCTACAGggtgaaaaaaacacacactgaaacCCAGAAGTTGGTACACTTACGCTAATAAGCTAaaagcagagctaatttttccTCTAAAATCTATGCTAACTAATAGATGGTTTGAAAAACAAGccatcatgcaaatggaaattattcagCTTTGTTAATTcttcatgcaattaattgatttattgcctaAATATTTTAGGCTAAGCTAACGTTTCTTGGTTGTAATGTCACAACATGTAAAAAGTTCGAATAATATGTCAACTTCTGGCAAAAATTAAAGCGAaaccaaattacatttttgctacaTTCTGTAAATTCTGGTTAATCAGTTTGTAAATAAGACTCAATTTTATCTTGAAATGTCCTTTTTGTTCTTGGTGCACATTTATTTCTCCTTTCAGAGCCTTAACTGTTTTGTCCTGTTCCTCTGCAGCCTGGTTGCTCTGACGGCCCTGGAGACGCGAGGCCAGCTGACAGAGAGGTCAGACGACGGCGTCACGGCGCATCGGcgtggaagaaaacaaaatcctcaTTACCTTCGCTCTCATCAGTGGAGACAGCAGGACACGTAACCTGCTTGTTCCTCTGCTTTTACTCAGAGACTGAAGCTTTTCCACCATCAGAGGAAACTGCTAAGATGCAAGATTAGAAAGATCAGctcattgttttggttttattgttgtcGGAGTTTCCATAAGGGACATTCCGTCACGCACAGAGTGCTTTGTCTAAATTATTGGAGCTGCCGTGCTTTGAATTGAGATTAGATTACTGAGTCTGGCAGTGTTTCTTCTCACAAATAAGAATTCAGCTCAACCTGAAAATCACTGCACTGAGTAAAACGatccaaattatttgaaaaacttgttcccctgctcgcctgtgggggcgctgcaccaagaacgactgaaagaaacaacagaaaaacctctgaaaagcagcttccttcacaaaatgtaaacaaaaacttagaagttttacattttagcaaTTGTAGGattcctcttttgtctttaggAAAATACCACAAGCCAGTTTACCCGCTagactcttgtttgttttggttgaaacaAACAAGagtacccagaatgccatgcaccgttttccacttcctgcttttggagcggcctTCGGTCCGCTTGGTGTTCATATATGCATTCAAACACGTCCGATCAAACCGAGGAGGTTTTTAGGTTCGcttttttggtccgcatcagacAAACGAACCGAACTTTCTAAGCAAACGAACTGATTAAAAAGAACTAAACTATCTGGTGTGAGGAAACAACCATAAAACTTAGATGAGGCCGACAACAGGCGCCATGCTccagcagaacaacaacaacaactaccCCTGCCTGGGCATGTCGGACTGTCCCCAGGAGATGCTCCAGAGGTGCTCCAGAACCTCGCTGCCCTTCCCCAGCCGAGTCGAGCTGGGCCTGAGAGACCTGCCGCTGATCCGCGGCCTCCGAGCCTGGGCGCTGTGCTCCAGGAACCGCCGCAAAGCCGGCGGTCTGCTCGGTGGAGGTAAACCTCCAACTGCCCCGCCGCTGGGAGGCAGAGGGACGTCGACGTCCTGCCCGAGGCCTGCCGACGTGTACCTGAGCGGATACGGGCTGCCGCTGGGCGTCGACGCCCGGCAGGCCGGGATCGGCGCGTTGGTAACGGTCGCCACGCTGAAGACGTCGGAAGGCGGCGGGAAGACGCAAACGCAATGCCTTTTCCTCCGGACGGAGAAAGGAAGCTGTTTATACTCAACCACCAAGCCTGGTTCCGGTTCGACTTCCAGCACGGTCGGAGAGTGGTTGAGAGGAAAGCGAGAAGGATTAGGAGGAGGCGGAAGTGCGGAGCCGCCGCCGACAGAGGCCGCAGCGAACCGGGTCAGGGTGCGGTCCGGCCGGAGGTTTAGGAAGTCCGGCATTGGCTGGGAGAGGGGCTTCAAAACGGCTGAAGGAAAGCAGTCGGAGAGAGTCGATGTTCCACCCGAAACCCGCActcaaaaaaacagcaaagatgaTCGAGAGGAAGCCGAAAGTCCGACAAGAAGAACGGCGATTGAGCTGGAGCTGGACGGGAAGGAAGCAGAAGAGTTGGACTCTAAAAACGACTCGGCTGTTGATGGAGAGAAACTATCCGAAAGACTTCAGGAGAGGCAAAATTCCCCCATTCCTGACAGCAAATCTAAACAAAACGAAGCAGAACCACACAAGGAAATGGTGTTGAATTCTGTGGAGTCCTCCATTCCTTTAGGGGGCGCTGGACcaaatgcagaagaagaaatacaGTTAAATGCTGTGGAGTCCTCCATTCCTGTTGGGGGCGTTGGACAATACGCAGAAGAAATACAGTTGACTTCCGTCAAGTCCTCCATTCCTGTAAGGGGAGCTGAACAAAACCCAGAAGAAGAAACGGAGCAGGAAGTACAGTTGATTTCTGTAGAGTCCTCCATTCCTGTAGGGGGTGCTGATCAGGACATAATCCGGGTTTATTCAAACCAAAACCAACGTAAAGTTGAACATGAAGAGGAAACAAATATTAGCAGCGATGAGGAAACCAGAGAACCTCATGTTTTCCAAAAACGTGAGGAAATCAACAACTttcaggaggaggaagtggtTTTCTGTTCACCTGTCAGACAGAAAAATCTCTCAATTTCTgagaaatcagagaaactaaagGATGAGTGCACCTGTGGGAagcaggaggatgaagaggaaaacacaTCTACCTTGGTTTTTAATGCCTCCTCTAATCCTGCCCCTTCTCTGGCTTCCATGGCGACCAgtggggaggaagaggaggaggaggaaggcagcCAAAAACAGAGCAGGCGTCCAACtggagagctggaggagaaggcagaggaggtGAGGGTCTCCTCcactgaggaggaagaagaggatgaGTTTGGGGTCTTCATGCAGGCGGAGGGAGACCCAGTCTGGAGCGACGGGGTCAACATGTCCGCCTCGGAAACGTCTGGGAGCAGAGCGAGAACTGGTGAGGCccaaactttattattttatcattctCACTCCTTTTCTCCTGTGTTTCTCAtcctcatttctttttaaatccaaaaacaaaGAGTAAAAGTTGTCAAACCACCTCCTGAGGAAACTCCAGCAACACTTGTGCAGAGTATTAGGAGCCATTTGAACCTTTTCTGATCCCTCAGGAATGCagcgcactgcaaaaacacaaaatcttaccaagcgTTTTTAGCCTAGATTCTGGCTGCAACtataaacttttttaatttccaaTACCGACATCTGAGTTTTAGCATACAGGACATTTTAAGTAAACAGCtgaatttacttaaaatgtttttttttttgagcaaaCCTAAATGTACAAAATTACAAACTTATCTCATATCTTTGCTGCatcagcacacttaaatacatcATTAGCtcctcaaaaatgtaaataactttaatttgctCAGTCAGAGCAGTTAGGAGTATAACAGccaatctaaaataaataagaaacaaaaccagTAGGTTGACTACcatggtcaaacatgtaaaaaacaaatatgtttgatTCAGAAGTGCAATTAGAAACTCTAAATACaatgtaaactaaaatataaagcacaaagcatagaattagattGAATAGATCTGATTAGTGCACCAGTACTAGAGACACGAATCTTTCTGTGTCTAAATTACCTTTAAATAGGgtcatttaaataacatttgttaTAATAACCTTATTACATTAAGAATAAGGTGTAATATCATTACCAttataatattgttattgttgcattttaaattagcttgtggttaaataaaaaatctgcagaatgttccaatttatttatccgattaatcaataactgaaataatgttTAGTTGTAGCCCTTATTTCAgctcaattcagtttattaatgttgctccaatttaaaaaaagtcaattacACACATTCCAGATTATTCCTAACAATGCAGCACAGATCTGTTTATTgtgagaaaacacagcaaaaatacaTAGAAACCTGAATCTAGGAGTACTTTTCTATGTAAAAGGAAAAGATACCGTAGTTAATGGTGGCTTTAGTGGCTTCACAGgataaaaacagctaaacagaTGACCTCTGAACTGGTTGAAACAACGGAAAATAATGCAGACGTGGCCAGTAGTTTGAGAAGTTTTGCCTGAATTAATGTAGCATACAGTTCAAAGAATAAATCAATTTAGGATTAATTGTCGGGTAATGATTTATTAGCTTAAAACGAGTCCCAATCTGATAGCGTCCGTAGATCGTTTTAAAGTGTTGTAGTTCGGCCGCCATCCAGCTGggggcgcc harbors:
- the LOC103475158 gene encoding uncharacterized protein LOC103475158 isoform X1, whose amino-acid sequence is MRPTTGAMLQQNNNNNYPCLGMSDCPQEMLQRCSRTSLPFPSRVELGLRDLPLIRGLRAWALCSRNRRKAGGLLGGGKPPTAPPLGGRGTSTSCPRPADVYLSGYGLPLGVDARQAGIGALVTVATLKTSEGGGKTQTQCLFLRTEKGSCLYSTTKPGSGSTSSTVGEWLRGKREGLGGGGSAEPPPTEAAANRVRVRSGRRFRKSGIGWERGFKTAEGKQSERVDVPPETRTQKNSKDDREEAESPTRRTAIELELDGKEAEELDSKNDSAVDGEKLSERLQERQNSPIPDSKSKQNEAEPHKEMVLNSVESSIPLGGAGPNAEEEIQLNAVESSIPVGGVGQYAEEIQLTSVKSSIPVRGAEQNPEEETEQEVQLISVESSIPVGGADQDIIRVYSNQNQRKVEHEEETNISSDEETREPHVFQKREEINNFQEEEVVFCSPVRQKNLSISEKSEKLKDECTCGKQEDEEENTSTLVFNASSNPAPSLASMATSGEEEEEEEGSQKQSRRPTGELEEKAEEVRVSSTEEEEEDEFGVFMQAEGDPVWSDGVNMSASETSGSRARTAAGGDDTWTAFPQEPTGESGGGVERWWPANAVEARRDGPPTNHSLVAVFAEAFPSLPGVSPGDPCDLEAFPTLTQLLRGRARQDQGLLDSFHDLNKMIDQSHKRSSSASQNLLVQTLQLQPPLPESRSTSWSTNRRLSPGLSSANQHVAAKRRLSYDYNRNVVA
- the LOC103475158 gene encoding uncharacterized protein LOC103475158 isoform X2 produces the protein MRPTTGAMLQQNNNNNYPCLGMSDCPQEMLQRCSRTSLPFPSRVELGLRDLPLIRGLRAWALCSRNRRKAGGLLGGGKPPTAPPLGGRGTSTSCPRPADVYLSGYGLPLGVDARQAGIGALVTVATLKTSEGGGKTQTQCLFLRTEKGSCLYSTTKPGSGSTSSTVGEWLRGKREGLGGGGSAEPPPTEAAANRVRVRSGRRFRKSGIGWERGFKTAEGKQSERVDVPPETRTQKNSKDDREEAESPTRRTAIELELDGKEAEELDSKNDSAVDGEKLSERLQERQNSPIPDSKSKQNEAEPHKEMVLNSVESSIPLGGAGPNAEEEIQLNAVESSIPVGGVGQYAEEIQLTSVKSSIPVRGAEQNPEEETEQEVQLISVESSIPVGGADQDIIRVYSNQNQRKVEHEEETNISSDEETREPHVFQKREEINNFQEEEVVFCSPVRQKNLSISEKSEKLKDECTCGKQEDEEENTSTLVFNASSNPAPSLASMATSGEEEEEEEGSQKQSRRPTGELEEKAEEVRVSSTEEEEEDEFGVFMQAEGDPVWSDGVNMSASETSGSRARTAGGDDTWTAFPQEPTGESGGGVERWWPANAVEARRDGPPTNHSLVAVFAEAFPSLPGVSPGDPCDLEAFPTLTQLLRGRARQDQGLLDSFHDLNKMIDQSHKRSSSASQNLLVQTLQLQPPLPESRSTSWSTNRRLSPGLSSANQHVAAKRRLSYDYNRNVVA